The Allochromatium tepidum genome has a window encoding:
- a CDS encoding pilus assembly protein PilM gives MFGLTRKNSPLLGIDIGTTAIKLIELSRTATTPVPRFRVEHYAIEPLPGTAIVEKKIVEHEVVGDGIRRALIRSGAKTKRAAVALAGSLVITKVINMPAALKDAEMESQIQLEADQYIPYPLEEVNLDFSVLGPSPSDPALVEVLLAASRRENVDDRISVLEIAGLTPLVVDVEAYAMEHACSMFLDGKEAPILGIVDVGASTTTLHVFSEGRIMYTREQNFGGRQLREEVRRRYGLTDEQSAQKIRDGDVADTYEIDVLNPFKEALALQIGRALQFFYSGTTFSRVDRILLAGGSAGIPGVDALVEERLRIPTTVANPFSQMSFASRVNSKSLMREAPGMMVAVGLALRGFD, from the coding sequence ATGTTTGGCCTCACGCGCAAGAACAGTCCGCTCCTGGGGATCGACATCGGTACGACAGCCATCAAGTTGATCGAACTGTCGCGGACCGCCACGACGCCCGTACCACGCTTTCGGGTCGAGCACTATGCGATCGAGCCGCTTCCGGGCACGGCCATCGTGGAGAAGAAGATCGTCGAACACGAGGTGGTCGGCGACGGCATCCGACGCGCGCTGATCAGGTCGGGCGCCAAGACCAAGCGGGCAGCCGTCGCCCTCGCGGGATCCTTGGTCATCACCAAGGTCATCAATATGCCCGCCGCACTCAAGGACGCCGAGATGGAGAGCCAGATCCAGCTCGAAGCCGACCAATACATCCCCTATCCGCTCGAAGAGGTCAACCTCGATTTCAGCGTCCTCGGCCCCTCGCCCAGCGATCCGGCGCTCGTCGAGGTGTTGCTGGCCGCCTCGCGGCGCGAGAACGTCGACGATCGCATCAGTGTCCTGGAGATCGCCGGACTCACGCCTCTGGTGGTCGACGTCGAGGCCTATGCCATGGAGCATGCCTGTTCGATGTTCCTGGACGGCAAGGAGGCGCCCATCCTGGGCATCGTGGACGTGGGGGCGTCCACCACCACGCTCCACGTGTTCAGCGAGGGGCGGATCATGTACACGCGCGAGCAGAATTTCGGCGGCCGGCAACTCAGAGAAGAGGTGCGGCGCCGTTATGGTCTCACGGACGAACAGTCCGCGCAGAAGATCCGCGACGGCGATGTCGCCGACACCTATGAGATCGATGTGCTCAACCCATTCAAGGAGGCCCTGGCCCTGCAGATCGGACGGGCGCTCCAGTTCTTCTATTCCGGGACGACCTTCAGCCGTGTCGACCGGATACTCCTGGCCGGCGGCTCGGCCGGCATTCCGGGAGTCGATGCCCTGGTGGAGGAGCGGCTCAGGATCCCCACCACGGTCGCCAATCCATTCAGCCAGATGTCGTTCGCGTCTCGCGTCAATTCCAAGTCACTCATGCGAGAGGCGCCGGGAATGATGGTGGCCGTCGGCCTGGCCTTGCGAGGGTTCGACTGA